From a region of the Candidatus Dependentiae bacterium genome:
- a CDS encoding deoxynucleoside kinase, which yields MQQNFTSKKLLIVVEGNIGAGKSTFLRILKERLNLDIIYEPTDKWQNIGDGGNLLDLFYKDIKRWAYTFQSFAFITRVEAINERLKNSKAKDVQILERSVYSDRFCFAKNCYEAGLMSSLEWQIYKDWFKWLVEGYTEKPDGFIYLKTDPKTCYSRMLKRDRDEEKSVPLSYLELLHKKHEDWLINKSEIIDYIKDIPVLSLDCDTEFENNIEHQNLLISQIDMFIKELRSKYIIPAKQISAQL from the coding sequence ATGCAACAAAATTTTACTTCAAAAAAATTATTGATAGTTGTTGAAGGAAATATAGGTGCCGGAAAATCTACTTTTTTACGAATATTAAAAGAGCGTTTAAACTTAGATATAATTTATGAACCTACAGATAAATGGCAAAATATTGGCGATGGCGGAAATCTTTTGGATTTATTTTATAAAGATATAAAACGTTGGGCCTATACATTTCAATCTTTTGCTTTTATAACCAGAGTGGAAGCTATAAATGAAAGATTAAAAAACAGTAAAGCAAAAGATGTTCAAATATTAGAACGTTCCGTTTATAGCGATAGATTTTGTTTTGCCAAAAATTGTTATGAAGCAGGCTTGATGTCTTCTTTAGAGTGGCAAATATATAAAGATTGGTTTAAATGGCTTGTTGAAGGGTACACTGAAAAACCTGATGGATTTATTTATTTAAAAACAGATCCTAAAACTTGTTATTCTCGAATGCTTAAACGAGATAGAGATGAAGAAAAATCAGTTCCACTATCTTATCTTGAACTCTTACATAAAAAACATGAAGATTGGTTGATAAATAAAAGTGAAATCATTGATTATATAAAAGATATTCCTGTTTTAAGCTTGGATTGTGATACTGAATTTGAAAATAATATTGAGCATCAAAACCTATTAATTAGTCAAATTGATATGTTTATAAAAGAATTACGGTCAAAATATATTATTCCTGCGAAACAAATTTCGGCACAATTATAG
- the atpE gene encoding ATP synthase F0 subunit C, which produces MDAVTTVDWVKVAACIAAGICMGIGSIGPSLGQGFIGGKACESIGKKPESAGLITRTMVVALAFAESSAIYALLIALVLLFVVAK; this is translated from the coding sequence ATGGATGCAGTTACAACTGTCGATTGGGTTAAAGTTGCGGCTTGTATAGCTGCCGGTATTTGTATGGGAATAGGTTCAATTGGTCCATCATTAGGACAGGGTTTTATTGGCGGAAAAGCCTGCGAAAGTATTGGCAAAAAGCCGGAAAGTGCCGGTCTTATAACCAGAACTATGGTTGTTGCACTTGCATTTGCTGAAAGCTCTGCCATCTATGCATTACTTATAGCTTTAGTTTTACTGTTTGTGGTTGCAAAATAA
- a CDS encoding F0F1 ATP synthase subunit delta, whose protein sequence is MQVEINIIAKKYAIAFLNVFSNEISDKNLEKWIELKKFFKKNRMIYIYLRIPSIPYLTKQKALVRISQALDLNRPITKMMLLLLDHNRIELFDFVLDKIILLYRKRVNSKLFKVSSSHNLTEREKEAVTEFIKSIWHGGVWTEFVKDEKLIAGLRIQSLTFLWERSIAKQLRNVKRSIFKQVGIW, encoded by the coding sequence ATGCAGGTAGAAATTAATATTATTGCAAAAAAATATGCCATTGCTTTTTTGAATGTTTTTTCAAATGAAATTTCAGATAAAAATTTGGAAAAATGGATTGAATTAAAAAAATTTTTTAAAAAAAACAGAATGATTTATATTTATTTAAGAATTCCAAGTATTCCATATCTCACAAAGCAAAAGGCTTTAGTTCGTATTTCGCAAGCTCTTGATTTAAATAGGCCTATAACAAAAATGATGTTACTTTTACTTGACCACAATAGAATTGAGTTATTTGATTTTGTTTTGGATAAAATAATTCTTTTATATAGAAAAAGAGTAAATTCAAAGTTATTTAAAGTTTCAAGTTCTCACAATTTGACTGAAAGAGAAAAAGAAGCTGTTACAGAATTTATAAAATCTATTTGGCATGGAGGGGTTTGGACAGAATTTGTAAAAGATGAAAAACTGATAGCAGGTCTTAGGATTCAAAGTTTAACTTTTTTATGGGAGCGTTCCATAGCAAAACAACTTAGAAACGTTAAACGATCTATTTTTAAGCAGGTAGGAATATGGTAA
- the atpA gene encoding F0F1 ATP synthase subunit alpha, with protein MVKKETDIISLLERALAEKPQENLEEVGTVIKVGDGICKIYGLTNAVYGELIEFERGSLGIVLDLDEDYVSVVLLESDISVIEQEVARRTGDVFRIPVGFGLLGRVINSVGKPLDSLGEIKNDDFFPIEKIAPGIVQRVPVNSSLETGITVIDALIPIGKGQRELLIGNRSTGKTSIILDIIKHQKDKNVICIYVSIGHKQANTARIVYQLEKFQAMDYTIIVDADAKETALDQYLAPYSGCAIGEYFMKQGRDVLIIYDDLSKHAIAYRELSLLLRRPPGREAYPGDIFYIHSRLLERAGKISKELGGGSLTAIPIAQTQDEDISAYIPTNLISITDGQIFLDTNLFNNGIRPAVNIGLSVSRVGSAAQSKAIKKVAGALKLEIAQYNELLAFAQFGSELDKASQKALDRGRRAVEILKQNEYETYSFVDQSLFLFLLKENYLDDLDYSKIKAFVLEFASYFKATFKNSYDNILQSGELSDKNILEIRKAIDEFKLIFAN; from the coding sequence ATGGTAAAAAAAGAAACGGATATTATTTCTTTACTTGAAAGGGCTTTAGCGGAAAAGCCTCAGGAAAATTTAGAAGAGGTTGGAACTGTTATTAAAGTTGGGGATGGTATTTGTAAAATTTATGGTTTAACCAATGCTGTTTACGGGGAATTGATTGAATTTGAGAGAGGCAGCCTTGGTATTGTTTTAGATCTTGATGAAGATTATGTTTCGGTTGTCTTGCTTGAAAGTGATATATCGGTAATAGAACAAGAAGTGGCAAGAAGAACCGGTGATGTATTTAGAATTCCTGTTGGGTTTGGATTATTGGGAAGAGTTATTAATTCCGTTGGAAAGCCTTTAGATTCTTTGGGAGAAATAAAAAATGATGATTTTTTCCCAATAGAAAAAATCGCGCCCGGAATAGTTCAACGAGTTCCTGTAAATAGTTCTCTAGAAACCGGAATTACAGTTATAGATGCATTAATTCCAATAGGCAAAGGACAGCGTGAATTATTAATTGGTAATAGAAGTACCGGAAAAACTTCTATAATTTTAGATATTATAAAGCATCAAAAAGATAAAAATGTTATTTGTATTTATGTATCTATAGGTCATAAACAGGCTAATACGGCAAGAATTGTTTATCAATTGGAAAAATTTCAAGCCATGGATTATACAATTATTGTTGATGCTGATGCAAAAGAAACGGCGTTAGACCAATATTTAGCTCCATATAGCGGCTGTGCAATTGGTGAATACTTCATGAAGCAAGGTAGAGATGTTTTAATTATATATGACGATTTAAGTAAACATGCTATTGCATATAGAGAATTATCATTACTTCTAAGACGTCCGCCTGGAAGAGAAGCTTATCCCGGAGATATTTTTTATATACACTCAAGATTATTGGAAAGAGCTGGAAAGATATCCAAAGAGTTAGGTGGTGGATCTTTAACAGCTATTCCTATTGCACAAACTCAAGATGAAGATATTTCTGCATATATTCCAACAAATTTAATATCAATTACCGATGGTCAAATATTTTTAGATACAAATTTGTTTAATAATGGAATCAGACCCGCAGTTAATATTGGATTGTCTGTTTCTCGTGTTGGTAGTGCGGCGCAATCTAAAGCTATAAAAAAAGTTGCAGGTGCTTTAAAATTGGAAATTGCTCAATACAATGAACTTCTTGCATTTGCTCAATTTGGTTCTGAATTGGACAAAGCAAGTCAAAAGGCTTTAGATCGTGGTCGAAGAGCTGTTGAAATTTTAAAACAGAATGAATATGAAACATATTCATTTGTTGATCAATCTTTATTTTTGTTTTTATTAAAAGAAAATTATTTGGATGATTTGGATTATTCTAAAATAAAAGCATTCGTTTTAGAATTTGCAAGTTATTTTAAGGCTACTTTTAAAAATAGTTATGATAATATATTGCAAAGTGGTGAGTTAAGTGATAAAAATATTTTGGAAATTAGAAAAGCTATTGATGAATTCAAATTAATTTTTGCAAACTAG